A genomic window from Gossypium hirsutum isolate 1008001.06 chromosome D10, Gossypium_hirsutum_v2.1, whole genome shotgun sequence includes:
- the LOC121222072 gene encoding protein MAINTENANCE OF MERISTEMS-like, with amino-acid sequence MGRLIQSDIRHISDAANNADSFRVLRGRVSVLKIAPDARFMPYLELAGFGSALIRSSDLRFDLLSALVERWRPETHTFHFLCGECTVTLEGVAVQLGLPIDGSPVTGVYSFTDPVAVCYQLLGESPEDGDKYFFGIKFTWLKAKICGLSATATEGELMCAARAYIMHMIGAVLMPDANGDSVHLSYLPLLADFSTARSYSWGSAVLATLYRELCRATEPQVKDIGGCLILLQS; translated from the exons ATGGGTCGATTGATACAAAGCGATATTAGACACATATCTGATGCGGCTAATAACgcg GACTCGTTCCGAGTATTAAGGGGCCGTGTGAGTGTTTTAAAGATAGCTCCGGATGCACGATTTATGCCGTACCTGGAGCTAGCCGGATTTGGGTCAGCATTGATCCGGTCCTCCGACTTGCGGTTTGATTTATTATCTGCGCTAGTGGAGCGGTGGCGTCCGGAGACTCATACTTTCCATTTTCTGTGCGGGGAGTGCACGGTGACCTTGGAGGGTGTTGCAGTGCAGCTTGGGCTCCCAATTGACGGGAGTCCCGTAACGGGAGTATATTCATTCACCGATCCGGTTGCAGTTTGCTATCAACTCCTAGGAGAGTCACCAGAAGATGGTGATAAATATTTTTTCGGTATAAAATTTACATGGCTAAAAGCCAAAATATGTGGATTATCAGCGACCGCCACTGAAGGTGAGTTGATGTGTGCTGCTCGAGCGTACATCATGCATATGATAGGGGCAGTACTCATGCCTGATGCAAACGGCGACAGTGTGCATTTGTCGTACTTGCCCCTGCTAGCTGATTTCTCCACTGCTAGGTCGTATAGCTGGGGTTCCGCCGTTCTAGCAACGCTGTACCGGGAGCTTTGTCGGGCGACAGAGCCGCAAGTTAAAGACATCGGCGGATGCCTTATACTGCTGCAGTCATAG